A genomic stretch from Gardnerella leopoldii includes:
- a CDS encoding hemolysin family protein, giving the protein MAIGFNILLIMIFLLFGSVFAATELALVSLRSSQIDRMELQDARGARVAKIARDPNTFLSALQIGVTLSGFLSASFGESALAPYVVPVVCSWGVSSHVAGPLTTIFLTLVISYCSIVISELVPKRIAMQRAEQIARSVVPAVDIFSKICKPLIWLIGKNTNGFVRILGFDPNEKESEVSDEELRVLVNSNKRLSQDERNILDDVFDASETIVAEVMRPRADVEFLDGSLSLEEAAAKIRELPYSRYPVIGKDFDDVIGFVHVRDLLDVRDPNAKTVADVTREGISLPGTSKLLPSLELLRKRGIHLAVVIDEYGGTDGIVTLEDMTEELVGDIRDEYDLPGETEQNNVNKTTAFVNGVAKIDGGMTIEDFADITGIELEDGPYETVAGYFLAHTGSMGSVGAVLHDADGYDMTVTAVDGRRIATIEVRRRA; this is encoded by the coding sequence ATGGCGATTGGTTTTAATATTCTACTCATTATGATTTTTTTGCTATTTGGTTCCGTATTTGCGGCAACCGAATTAGCTTTAGTGAGCTTGAGAAGTTCGCAAATTGATCGCATGGAATTGCAGGATGCGCGTGGCGCTAGAGTTGCAAAAATTGCCCGCGATCCCAACACTTTTCTATCTGCTCTACAAATTGGAGTAACTCTTTCTGGCTTTCTTTCCGCATCGTTTGGTGAGTCTGCTTTAGCTCCGTATGTTGTGCCGGTTGTATGTTCATGGGGTGTTTCTTCGCACGTTGCTGGCCCACTTACAACAATCTTCCTAACTCTTGTTATTTCTTACTGTTCTATTGTTATTTCTGAATTAGTTCCGAAACGTATTGCTATGCAGCGTGCTGAGCAGATTGCGCGATCGGTTGTGCCGGCAGTAGATATTTTCTCAAAGATTTGCAAGCCTTTAATTTGGCTTATTGGAAAGAATACGAACGGTTTTGTGCGCATTCTTGGCTTTGATCCTAATGAGAAGGAAAGCGAAGTTTCTGACGAAGAATTGCGCGTGCTTGTTAATAGCAATAAGCGTTTAAGTCAGGATGAGCGCAATATTTTGGATGACGTGTTTGATGCTTCGGAAACTATTGTTGCTGAAGTGATGCGTCCTCGTGCTGATGTTGAGTTTTTGGATGGTTCATTGAGCCTTGAAGAAGCTGCCGCGAAAATTCGTGAGCTTCCGTATTCTCGCTACCCTGTTATTGGCAAAGATTTTGATGATGTTATAGGTTTTGTGCATGTTCGCGATTTGCTAGATGTGCGTGATCCAAATGCAAAAACTGTTGCAGATGTAACTCGCGAAGGAATTAGTCTTCCTGGAACTTCCAAACTATTGCCGAGCCTGGAACTTCTTCGTAAACGTGGTATTCATTTGGCTGTTGTCATCGATGAATATGGTGGAACTGACGGTATTGTTACGCTCGAGGACATGACAGAAGAGCTAGTTGGAGATATTCGCGATGAATATGATTTGCCTGGTGAAACTGAGCAAAATAATGTGAATAAAACAACTGCTTTTGTAAATGGTGTTGCAAAAATTGATGGCGGTATGACCATTGAAGATTTTGCTGACATTACCGGCATTGAGCTTGAAGACGGTCCGTATGAGACTGTTGCAGGCTACTTTTTAGCGCATACTGGTTCAATGGGAAGTGTTGGAGCTGTTTTGCATGATGCGGATGGTTACGATATGACTGTGACTGCGGTTGATGGTAGGCGTATTGCGACGATTGAAGTGCGTCGCCGCGCGTAG
- a CDS encoding TIGR03943 family putative permease subunit: protein MKKQKCVEHNACKKITLAQLVEAILLLFFAVIIAEVTLSGQYTLFTTPRAYYYLLITAILLFILSICAAIGWFSVSSRDVWRMLVAFVVPALLIIVPLRYAQNISVDGFDQYAGGRAIAIRSQNYPLSGLYEKSREIAVDDDDFGSWYDEIDHNAAKYDGYTITLTGFVSRDSTLNANQFRVSRQLMSCCILDMSPFGLVAEKSNIGEIQDHEWVRVRARVSRGNIGIPGYQHPGVVLHVISMQTAQAPTGYFYRP, encoded by the coding sequence ATGAAAAAACAAAAATGTGTTGAGCATAATGCTTGTAAAAAAATCACTTTAGCTCAATTGGTAGAAGCTATTTTATTGCTATTTTTTGCAGTCATAATTGCGGAAGTTACTTTAAGCGGTCAATATACGCTTTTTACTACGCCTAGAGCATATTATTATTTGTTAATTACTGCTATTTTGCTATTTATTCTGTCTATATGCGCTGCGATTGGATGGTTTTCTGTTTCTTCGCGCGATGTTTGGCGTATGCTTGTAGCTTTCGTTGTTCCTGCGCTACTTATTATTGTTCCTTTGCGTTACGCTCAAAATATTAGTGTAGATGGATTCGACCAGTATGCTGGTGGTCGTGCTATTGCTATTCGTAGCCAAAATTATCCTTTGTCGGGATTGTATGAAAAGTCTCGTGAGATAGCAGTTGATGATGATGATTTTGGCTCCTGGTATGACGAAATCGATCATAATGCTGCAAAATATGATGGATACACGATTACTCTTACAGGTTTTGTTAGCAGAGATTCTACGTTGAATGCAAATCAATTTAGGGTATCTCGTCAGCTTATGTCATGCTGTATTCTCGACATGTCTCCGTTTGGATTAGTTGCCGAAAAATCAAATATTGGCGAAATTCAAGATCATGAATGGGTGCGTGTTCGTGCACGTGTTTCTAGAGGCAATATTGGCATTCCTGGATATCAGCATCCTGGAGTTGTGCTGCACGTTATATCAATGCAAACAGCTCAAGCTCCAACTGGATATTTTTATCGCCCATAA
- a CDS encoding heavy metal translocating P-type ATPase, protein MRKLLAYCRRAPQLTVVILAFPFIAPLYSYNLPILTTFCEQISNFSQQIFDFLKINCSISISISLGKTIIAILVLYTSVISLRNMIKHLLHGTLGIDLLAFVALLTTLCIGEFWASYLIVVMVWTGEAIEDFAHMKAQRNLSLLVSAAPKTAHLMTLPGIEHGMNHNQANDKSYEPPCLSENQCKPSSCVLCQHAEFRKVDAANSKQSNSSEQNSESNCENNDLQNCNCKQNNCPFLQASTDNEISSNLQRYATVPVDELKIGNVIIVLPGETVPVDGELLSGSAILDTSAINGESVPREVYAGAAVLSGCVNGGVVLIMRVTKLSKNSQYQKIMQLVESARSSKAAVVRFADMLSVPFTVLSFAIAGLAWSFSGDALRFAQVLVLATPCPLLIAVPVACMAGTGRLAKLGIVVKSQDVLEQLSRVTDVFFDKTGTLTVKQPQVVNVDVIDTTQKADRIVMLAGVLETYSQHILAGGIAKAGSVLWEHTHPSSTPQLPSVREYPVVHSVKETAGQGIQGVVDGVLVRVGRRKYVTEQTDINKQVMNHIATQHIAAQHVVNALAADEMATYVSFDGVLVGRIVLKDVPRDNAKSTIDALRTLGARSISILTGDSLQAATTIGKSVGIDTIYADLLPQDKLAYVKKHNYNAAKSKKDSTVTMMVGDGVNDAPVLAAADIGVAVTDGTDTAASECAQLVIMNNDISSVASAIRVAKHTKCVMVQSVLMGIGLAIISMIFAAFGFIPAVIGAMMQEAIDVVAIMWALTALRERK, encoded by the coding sequence ATGCGTAAACTTTTAGCATATTGCCGTCGTGCACCACAATTAACAGTCGTAATTCTTGCTTTTCCGTTTATTGCGCCTTTGTACTCGTATAATTTGCCTATATTAACTACTTTCTGTGAGCAAATTTCTAATTTTTCGCAGCAAATCTTTGATTTTTTAAAAATTAATTGCAGTATTTCCATAAGTATTAGTCTTGGCAAAACTATTATCGCTATTCTCGTTTTATATACGAGCGTTATTTCTTTGCGTAATATGATTAAACATTTACTGCATGGAACTTTAGGTATTGATCTACTTGCTTTTGTTGCATTGCTTACAACACTTTGTATTGGTGAGTTCTGGGCAAGTTATTTGATTGTTGTAATGGTTTGGACTGGAGAAGCTATAGAAGATTTTGCGCATATGAAAGCTCAGCGCAATCTATCTCTTTTAGTAAGCGCAGCTCCAAAAACTGCTCACCTTATGACTTTGCCAGGTATTGAGCATGGTATGAATCATAATCAAGCAAATGATAAATCATACGAACCGCCATGTTTGAGTGAAAATCAGTGCAAGCCTAGCTCGTGTGTTCTGTGCCAGCATGCTGAATTTAGAAAAGTAGATGCCGCTAATTCTAAGCAATCTAATAGTAGCGAGCAAAATAGCGAAAGTAATTGCGAAAATAATGACTTGCAAAATTGCAACTGTAAACAAAATAATTGCCCATTTTTGCAAGCATCTACAGACAACGAAATCTCCTCAAATTTGCAGCGTTACGCTACAGTTCCTGTTGATGAGCTAAAGATAGGAAACGTAATTATTGTGCTTCCTGGCGAAACAGTGCCAGTTGACGGTGAATTATTAAGCGGTTCTGCAATTTTAGACACAAGTGCTATTAACGGAGAATCTGTTCCTAGAGAAGTCTATGCGGGAGCTGCAGTGCTTTCAGGCTGTGTAAACGGTGGAGTTGTGCTTATTATGCGCGTAACAAAGCTGTCTAAAAACTCGCAGTATCAGAAAATCATGCAGCTTGTTGAGTCTGCTAGGTCTTCTAAAGCTGCAGTAGTTAGATTTGCAGACATGCTATCTGTGCCGTTTACAGTATTATCTTTTGCGATTGCAGGTCTTGCTTGGAGCTTTTCTGGCGACGCATTGCGATTTGCGCAAGTATTGGTTCTAGCAACCCCATGTCCTCTGCTTATTGCAGTTCCAGTTGCTTGCATGGCTGGTACTGGGCGTTTAGCAAAACTTGGAATTGTTGTTAAAAGTCAGGATGTGCTTGAGCAATTAAGTCGTGTAACAGACGTATTTTTTGACAAAACCGGCACGCTAACTGTAAAACAGCCGCAAGTTGTAAACGTAGACGTAATCGATACTACGCAGAAAGCTGATCGAATTGTGATGCTCGCAGGTGTGCTAGAAACGTATTCTCAGCATATTCTCGCTGGAGGTATAGCAAAAGCAGGTTCAGTTTTGTGGGAGCACACGCATCCATCTTCAACTCCGCAATTGCCTAGCGTTAGAGAATACCCAGTAGTGCATAGTGTGAAGGAAACTGCAGGTCAGGGTATTCAAGGCGTTGTAGATGGTGTTTTGGTGCGCGTTGGGCGTAGAAAGTATGTTACTGAGCAAACTGATATTAATAAACAGGTCATGAATCATATTGCGACACAACATATTGCGGCACAACATGTAGTCAATGCGCTCGCTGCAGACGAAATGGCAACCTATGTTTCCTTTGACGGAGTGCTAGTTGGTCGGATTGTGTTAAAAGACGTGCCTCGCGATAACGCGAAATCAACTATTGACGCATTGCGTACGCTTGGTGCGCGCTCAATATCTATTCTTACTGGAGATAGTTTGCAAGCTGCAACAACAATTGGTAAAAGCGTTGGAATTGACACAATATATGCAGATTTGCTTCCGCAAGATAAATTAGCGTATGTAAAAAAGCACAATTACAATGCAGCCAAAAGTAAGAAAGATTCGACTGTAACAATGATGGTTGGAGACGGTGTAAACGATGCTCCAGTGCTTGCGGCTGCAGATATTGGCGTAGCGGTAACGGATGGCACAGATACGGCAGCATCTGAATGTGCTCAGTTAGTTATTATGAACAACGATATTTCTTCTGTTGCAAGCGCAATAAGAGTAGCAAAACATACTAAATGCGTTATGGTTCAGTCAGTATTGATGGGCATTGGATTGGCAATTATAAGTATGATTTTTGCGGCTTTCGGTTTTATTCCAGCAGTTATTGGCGCAATGATGCAAGAAGCAATTGATGTTGTTGCTATTATGTGGGCTTTAACAGCATTGCGCGAACGAAAATAA
- a CDS encoding FAD-dependent oxidoreductase — translation MEKNNLSENVSQETSQLRIAVIGAGPAGVYSSDIFLRQIAKRGEELGLGSSARIDLFEKLPVPFGLVRYGVAPDHPSIKFIADALEKTLDNPNIHLYANVEFGKDIALEDLLERYDAVLFATGAVKDRPLRGVPGADLDGVYGAAKFVEWYDGYPTSNREWPLEAKEVAVIGGGNVAMDVARELLRDPDYLRAHTDIPDDVYEGLQKNKTQTLHLFIRRGVAQAKFSVQELREMEKLSGVQIVINEDDFELDDETIEVAGNDKLTRQMVEELFAIRDMAEDMEDGGNVDFEGNPADKRYIIHFNCAPVEILGEDGRVKAIRVERTVTSADGTMTRTGEFEDYAVQAVYHAIGYHPAEVTGIAYDEKRTLLANIDGRLVTSVENGEVRERLYATGWAKRGPVGLIGSTKSDALLIVNNMLEDLSKAGNAGRIAPDRDENSIDKLLAEKGIKPIDYAGWKRVDSYERELGANEQRTRKKVVSASELVNIALGSK, via the coding sequence ATGGAAAAAAATAATTTAAGCGAAAATGTTTCACAAGAAACATCTCAACTGCGTATTGCTGTAATAGGAGCAGGCCCTGCAGGAGTGTATTCTTCCGATATCTTCTTACGCCAGATTGCAAAGCGTGGAGAAGAATTGGGATTAGGCTCTAGCGCTCGCATCGATCTTTTTGAAAAATTGCCAGTGCCTTTTGGATTAGTGCGTTACGGAGTAGCTCCTGACCATCCAAGTATCAAATTTATTGCGGATGCGCTTGAAAAGACGCTTGATAATCCAAATATTCATCTTTATGCAAATGTTGAATTTGGTAAGGATATTGCATTAGAAGATTTATTGGAACGCTACGATGCTGTGCTATTTGCAACCGGCGCTGTGAAAGATAGGCCTCTTCGAGGAGTTCCAGGCGCCGATTTAGACGGAGTGTACGGAGCTGCAAAATTCGTAGAATGGTACGACGGATACCCGACTAGCAATCGAGAATGGCCGCTTGAAGCAAAAGAAGTAGCTGTTATTGGCGGCGGAAATGTGGCAATGGATGTTGCTCGTGAGCTTTTACGAGATCCTGATTATTTGCGCGCGCATACGGATATTCCAGACGACGTGTATGAGGGATTGCAAAAAAATAAAACCCAAACCTTGCATTTATTTATTCGTCGTGGAGTTGCCCAAGCAAAATTCTCTGTTCAAGAATTGCGCGAAATGGAAAAGTTATCCGGAGTGCAAATTGTTATTAATGAGGATGATTTTGAACTTGACGATGAGACTATTGAAGTAGCCGGTAACGATAAGCTCACGCGTCAAATGGTTGAGGAACTTTTTGCGATTCGAGACATGGCAGAAGATATGGAAGATGGCGGAAACGTTGATTTTGAGGGGAATCCAGCCGACAAACGCTATATTATCCACTTCAACTGTGCGCCGGTAGAAATTCTTGGTGAAGATGGGCGTGTGAAAGCAATACGAGTTGAGCGAACTGTAACAAGCGCGGATGGCACAATGACTCGCACAGGTGAATTTGAAGATTACGCTGTGCAAGCTGTTTACCATGCCATTGGCTACCATCCTGCAGAAGTTACAGGAATTGCTTACGACGAAAAGCGTACTTTGCTTGCAAATATTGATGGACGCTTAGTGACGTCTGTAGAAAATGGCGAAGTCCGTGAGCGATTGTATGCAACTGGCTGGGCTAAGCGTGGGCCGGTAGGATTAATCGGCTCTACAAAATCCGATGCTCTTTTGATTGTTAATAATATGCTTGAAGATTTATCTAAAGCTGGCAATGCTGGGCGAATCGCACCTGATCGCGATGAAAATTCTATAGATAAATTATTGGCAGAAAAGGGCATTAAACCAATTGATTACGCCGGTTGGAAGCGAGTTGACTCTTATGAGCGTGAGCTTGGAGCCAATGAGCAGAGAACTCGAAAGAAAGTTGTTTCAGCGTCTGAACTTGTAAATATTGCTTTAGGTAGCAAATAA
- a CDS encoding carbonic anhydrase, which translates to MHETVKEDLLKEDSLLATSVWSAMLAGNRKFAEGSLNCDGLSEETRLSLIEGQHPGAVVLSCADSRVAPEFVFGAGLGDIFSVRTAGEVLDDAVIASLEYAVSDLGVKVLVVLGHEHCGAVQAVLPNVQKLVSKYGEDETSEIIESSESILLRSLGPAALAGIEEELNTDDIERIHVSNILAEICNKSQTIRESAFNDNLMLVGARYRMKDGLVEVLSC; encoded by the coding sequence ATGCACGAGACAGTCAAAGAAGATCTTTTAAAAGAAGATTCACTTTTGGCTACATCTGTGTGGAGCGCGATGCTAGCTGGTAACCGTAAGTTTGCAGAAGGCTCATTAAATTGTGATGGACTTAGTGAAGAAACGAGATTATCTCTTATTGAAGGTCAGCATCCTGGAGCTGTTGTTCTTTCCTGTGCTGACTCGCGCGTTGCTCCAGAATTTGTGTTCGGTGCCGGTTTAGGTGATATTTTTTCTGTTCGCACTGCAGGCGAAGTGCTTGATGATGCTGTAATTGCATCTTTAGAATACGCTGTAAGCGATTTGGGAGTAAAAGTGCTTGTTGTGCTTGGGCATGAGCATTGCGGTGCAGTACAAGCCGTTTTGCCGAATGTGCAAAAGCTGGTTTCTAAATACGGCGAAGATGAAACAAGCGAAATAATTGAGTCTAGCGAGTCAATATTGCTTCGTTCTTTAGGTCCTGCTGCACTTGCTGGTATTGAAGAAGAATTAAACACGGATGATATTGAACGAATCCATGTATCTAATATTCTTGCTGAAATATGTAATAAATCTCAAACTATTCGTGAATCTGCTTTTAATGATAACCTCATGCTAGTTGGTGCTAGGTATAGAATGAAGGATGGTTTGGTAGAGGTTCTTTCATGCTAA
- a CDS encoding permease, producing the protein MNQSSKGTLGANSANSANSANYLFLLVGAPLVAFIIAAAPALQGRHPWFLIDTTIRGVSGLLLQAIPFTLIGVLVSAAVETWVTADFIEKHAPKSTANGFLAAILAGVCVPVCDCVVVPTFSRLVARKLPLPCAITFLCAVPVVNPVSVLATFYAFSDAPAVAIMRIALGVGIALLVGLSFVIFPSKTNILRKKILVENKSSLHCSCELNNESNLTKNNIEKHSISAQIRKYVQHIHQDLIKLIPIIVCGTIVASVIRAWLGADPASRVQVSNVLIAIPVMMAIAYASSLCSSSDAVIARSLATSLPMSSVLVFLLFGPMLDLKNTLMLVEDCRGKFVWRLTLTIAFACFLASLLAHWAWGFIA; encoded by the coding sequence ATGAATCAATCATCTAAAGGTACGCTTGGTGCGAATTCTGCAAATTCTGCTAATTCTGCGAACTATCTTTTCTTGCTTGTTGGAGCTCCTTTAGTAGCTTTTATTATTGCAGCTGCTCCTGCTTTACAGGGGAGACATCCTTGGTTTCTAATTGATACAACAATTCGAGGTGTTTCCGGTTTGTTGCTACAAGCGATACCTTTTACTCTCATAGGTGTGCTTGTTTCTGCTGCAGTAGAAACTTGGGTAACTGCTGATTTTATTGAGAAACATGCTCCAAAATCTACGGCAAACGGTTTTTTGGCTGCCATATTGGCTGGCGTTTGCGTGCCTGTTTGTGATTGTGTAGTAGTTCCAACGTTTTCTCGTTTAGTTGCAAGAAAACTACCATTACCGTGCGCCATAACTTTTCTATGTGCAGTTCCTGTTGTAAATCCAGTATCTGTATTAGCAACATTTTATGCGTTCTCTGACGCCCCAGCTGTTGCTATTATGCGTATTGCTCTAGGTGTTGGTATTGCATTACTGGTTGGATTAAGTTTTGTTATATTCCCTTCAAAAACCAATATTTTGCGTAAGAAAATTTTAGTAGAAAATAAATCTTCTTTACATTGTTCTTGCGAATTGAATAACGAAAGTAATCTCACAAAAAATAATATTGAAAAGCATAGTATTTCTGCGCAAATTCGCAAATATGTGCAGCATATACATCAGGATTTAATAAAATTAATTCCAATTATTGTATGTGGAACTATAGTTGCTTCTGTAATTCGCGCATGGCTCGGAGCTGATCCTGCTTCTCGCGTACAAGTGAGTAATGTGTTAATTGCTATTCCTGTAATGATGGCTATTGCGTACGCAAGCTCTCTATGCTCCAGCTCAGATGCTGTAATTGCAAGAAGTTTAGCAACATCATTGCCTATGTCGTCGGTGCTAGTATTTCTGCTGTTTGGTCCTATGCTTGATTTAAAGAATACGCTTATGCTCGTTGAGGATTGCCGTGGTAAATTTGTGTGGCGCTTAACATTAACTATTGCTTTTGCGTGCTTCCTAGCGTCATTATTAGCTCACTGGGCTTGGGGGTTCATCGCATGA
- a CDS encoding Dps family protein has translation MALLHILPGLDEAASEKAVAILQNRLSHEQEAALVLKHAHWNVTGSDFIAVHEMLDPQVAEVLAQADETAERIATLGGSPLGRADDVVAARTWKRFALTGRKSTKEYLQALIEYYNDMIADDRKAIAELDELDLVSSNIIQDHVQQLEKFQWFMRSHLD, from the coding sequence ATGGCTTTGTTGCATATTTTGCCAGGTCTCGACGAAGCGGCCAGTGAAAAGGCTGTTGCCATTTTACAGAATCGTTTAAGCCACGAGCAGGAAGCTGCTTTGGTGCTTAAGCATGCGCATTGGAATGTTACTGGTTCAGATTTTATTGCAGTTCATGAAATGCTTGATCCACAGGTTGCTGAAGTTTTGGCGCAGGCGGATGAAACTGCTGAGCGAATTGCAACTTTGGGCGGTTCTCCACTTGGACGTGCTGATGATGTTGTTGCTGCTCGTACATGGAAGCGTTTTGCTTTGACTGGTCGCAAGTCCACAAAGGAGTATTTGCAAGCGCTTATTGAATACTATAACGATATGATTGCAGACGATCGCAAGGCTATCGCGGAGCTTGATGAGCTTGATTTAGTTAGCTCAAATATTATTCAAGATCATGTTCAACAGTTGGAAAAGTTCCAGTGGTTCATGCGTAGCCATCTTGATTAA
- a CDS encoding M48 family metalloprotease, which produces MLKGLRIHYGSLKAALFFVVVWLFLALCWVLAGSHLSSLIWFIIPGIAFSVFAYWCSSKLAIIAMRATEVSEEEEPVLYAMVRDLSARIGKPMPRVMVSPYESPNAFATGRSERHASICCTRGLINILNERELRSVIGHELTHIYNHDILASSLATATATVLTYVGSWLVYVGDTYRRDIRKYCKFIGKFLNILFAPIASVIINAIIPGSREFDADKGSSEITGDFAALASALNKITYGMQLHEMKSTAGLQAVASLMIICPWNNNAPALVRLCTARPTVQDRIGRLMSIAA; this is translated from the coding sequence ATGTTGAAAGGCTTGAGAATACACTATGGCAGCTTAAAAGCCGCACTATTTTTTGTTGTTGTGTGGCTTTTTCTTGCCTTATGTTGGGTTCTTGCTGGCTCGCATCTGTCATCACTAATATGGTTCATTATTCCTGGTATTGCATTTAGTGTTTTTGCTTATTGGTGCTCAAGTAAGCTTGCGATTATTGCTATGCGTGCTACAGAGGTTAGTGAAGAAGAAGAGCCTGTGCTCTACGCAATGGTTAGAGATTTATCTGCTCGAATTGGTAAACCTATGCCGCGAGTAATGGTTTCTCCCTACGAAAGTCCTAATGCTTTTGCAACCGGTAGAAGTGAGCGTCATGCAAGCATATGTTGTACTCGTGGTTTGATTAATATCCTTAACGAGCGCGAGTTACGTAGTGTTATTGGTCATGAATTAACTCATATTTATAATCATGATATTCTCGCTTCTTCGCTGGCTACTGCTACAGCAACAGTATTAACGTACGTTGGTTCTTGGCTTGTTTATGTTGGTGATACATATCGTCGTGATATTCGCAAGTATTGCAAATTTATTGGTAAGTTTTTAAATATTTTATTCGCTCCTATTGCTTCTGTTATTATCAATGCAATTATTCCTGGTTCGCGTGAATTTGACGCAGATAAGGGAAGTAGTGAAATTACTGGAGATTTTGCTGCGCTTGCTTCCGCACTTAATAAAATTACCTACGGCATGCAGCTTCACGAGATGAAATCTACTGCTGGATTGCAGGCTGTTGCTTCTTTGATGATTATTTGCCCATGGAATAATAACGCTCCTGCGCTTGTGCGTTTGTGTACTGCGCGTCCTACTGTTCAGGATAGGATTGGGCGTCTAATGAGCATTGCTGCATGA